A part of Streptomyces sp. NBC_01235 genomic DNA contains:
- a CDS encoding DNA-3-methyladenine glycosylase — MNAMDLAHPAEEVAPKLLGAVLTHETPEGTVSITITETEAYSGSADPASHAYRGRTPRNAVMFGPAGHLYVYRSHGLHWCANIVTGTDGIATAVLIRAGRVIEGEDLARERRGGKVESPRLARGPGNFCQALGITAEHNGTDLLTGASVALSEGEPVPAALIRVGPRVGVSKAHDWQHRFYLAGDPTVSAYRLSPRAKPSAGA, encoded by the coding sequence GTGAACGCCATGGATCTTGCTCACCCCGCTGAAGAAGTCGCCCCCAAGCTGCTCGGTGCCGTCCTCACCCACGAGACCCCCGAGGGAACCGTGAGCATCACCATCACGGAGACCGAGGCGTACTCCGGTTCGGCCGACCCTGCCTCCCACGCCTACCGAGGCAGGACACCCCGAAACGCCGTCATGTTCGGACCCGCGGGACACCTGTACGTCTACCGGTCTCACGGACTCCACTGGTGCGCCAACATCGTCACCGGGACAGACGGCATCGCTACAGCTGTCCTCATCCGGGCAGGCAGGGTCATCGAAGGGGAAGACCTGGCCCGCGAGCGGCGAGGGGGCAAGGTCGAGAGTCCACGTCTCGCGCGGGGTCCGGGGAACTTCTGCCAAGCGCTCGGCATCACGGCAGAGCACAACGGCACAGACCTACTGACAGGCGCCTCGGTCGCGCTGTCCGAGGGCGAGCCAGTACCCGCCGCACTCATCCGGGTCGGTCCTCGGGTAGGCGTGAGCAAAGCCCACGACTGGCAGCACCGCTTCTACCTCGCGGGGGATCCAACGGTCTCGGCGTACCGACTGAGCCCGAGAGCCAAGCCGTCCGCCGGAGCCTGA
- a CDS encoding sporulation protein, with protein MAFKKLLASLGAGGASVETVLTEVNVVPGGVVQGEVRIQGGSVNQQIEGLSVGLQAKVEVESGDQEYKQDIEFTKLRLGGAFELQAGAVHAVPFGLEIPWETPVTTIDGQTLRGMHIGVTTELEIARAVDSGDLDPINVHPLPAQKAILDAFIQLGFRFKNADMERGHIRGTRQKLPFYQEIEFFPPSQYRGLNQVELSFVADEHAMDVVLEMDKKPGLFSESSDTFRSFQVGLNDYQATDWAAYLNQWLSEVGSKRNWF; from the coding sequence ATGGCGTTCAAGAAGCTGCTCGCGAGTCTGGGGGCCGGTGGGGCTTCGGTCGAGACGGTGCTGACCGAGGTCAACGTCGTTCCGGGCGGTGTCGTTCAGGGCGAGGTGCGGATCCAGGGCGGGTCCGTCAACCAGCAGATCGAGGGGCTGTCGGTCGGACTGCAGGCCAAGGTCGAGGTCGAGAGCGGCGACCAGGAGTACAAGCAGGACATCGAGTTCACGAAGCTGCGGCTCGGGGGTGCCTTCGAGTTGCAGGCGGGTGCCGTGCACGCGGTGCCGTTCGGGCTCGAGATCCCTTGGGAGACGCCGGTCACGACGATCGACGGGCAGACGCTGCGCGGCATGCACATCGGGGTGACCACCGAGCTGGAGATCGCCCGCGCCGTGGACTCCGGTGACCTGGACCCGATCAACGTCCACCCGCTGCCGGCGCAGAAGGCGATCCTGGACGCCTTCATCCAGCTGGGTTTCCGCTTCAAGAACGCGGACATGGAGCGCGGTCACATCCGCGGTACGCGGCAGAAGCTGCCGTTCTACCAGGAGATCGAGTTCTTCCCGCCGTCGCAGTACCGGGGGCTGAACCAGGTCGAGCTGAGCTTCGTGGCCGACGAGCACGCGATGGACGTCGTCCTGGAGATGGACAAGAAGCCGGGGCTGTTCAGCGAGAGCAGTGACACCTTCCGCTCGTTCCAGGTGGGTCTGAACGACTACCAGGCGACCGACTGGGCGGCATACCTCAACCAGTGGCTGTCCGAGGTCGGCAGCAAGCGCAACTGGTTCTGA
- a CDS encoding sialidase family protein — MSVATTLVAAPAADASGTRTSDDRLVGTQQTLFRSGTGGYGCFRIPSLIRTRAGTLLAFAEGRHSPSCADSGPIDIDVRRSTNDGRTWGPTRTVLSGSETDPEAPYTRDNATPVADETTGDVFLFRLIRRALTTDELTTLRETNTDPTDRATVVHLSFERVTTQGYARM; from the coding sequence TTGTCCGTAGCCACCACCCTCGTCGCCGCACCCGCCGCGGACGCGAGCGGCACCCGGACCTCCGACGACCGGCTCGTCGGCACCCAACAGACCCTCTTCCGCTCCGGCACCGGCGGCTACGGCTGCTTCCGCATCCCCTCCCTCATACGCACCAGGGCGGGCACACTCCTGGCCTTCGCCGAAGGCCGTCACTCCCCGTCCTGCGCCGACAGCGGTCCCATCGACATCGACGTACGACGCTCCACCAACGACGGCCGCACCTGGGGCCCGACGAGAACCGTCCTGTCCGGCAGCGAAACCGACCCCGAAGCGCCGTACACCCGCGACAACGCCACCCCCGTCGCCGACGAGACCACCGGAGACGTCTTCCTGTTCCGCCTGATCCGCCGCGCCCTCACCACGGACGAGCTCACCACCCTGCGCGAGACGAACACCGACCCCACGGACCGGGCCACGGTCGTCCACCTCTCCTTCGAGAGGGTCACCACCCAGGGCTACGCCCGCATGTGA
- a CDS encoding YbhB/YbcL family Raf kinase inhibitor-like protein yields MTESKRRPLPHDFHPPVPSFTVSSEDVREGAKLKDAQVHAAGNTSPQLRWEGFPSGTKSFAVTCYDPDAPTGSGFWHWVVFDIPASVTELPAGAGSGTFEGLPAGAVQARNDYGSKDFGGAAPPPGDGPHRYVFTVYAVDQEKLGPDADASPAVVGFNLRFHAIARAQLIGEYEHPTEG; encoded by the coding sequence GTGACCGAGTCCAAGAGGCGGCCGCTGCCGCACGATTTCCATCCGCCGGTGCCGTCGTTCACGGTCTCGAGCGAGGACGTGCGGGAGGGGGCGAAGCTCAAGGACGCGCAGGTCCATGCGGCGGGGAACACCTCGCCGCAGTTGCGGTGGGAGGGTTTCCCCTCCGGGACCAAGAGCTTCGCCGTGACCTGCTACGACCCCGATGCTCCGACGGGCAGTGGGTTCTGGCACTGGGTCGTGTTCGACATCCCGGCCTCGGTGACCGAGCTGCCGGCGGGTGCGGGCAGCGGCACGTTCGAGGGGCTGCCGGCGGGTGCCGTGCAGGCGCGCAACGACTACGGCAGCAAGGACTTCGGCGGTGCCGCTCCGCCGCCGGGGGACGGGCCGCACCGGTACGTCTTCACGGTGTACGCGGTGGATCAGGAGAAGCTCGGTCCGGACGCGGACGCCTCACCCGCCGTCGTGGGCTTCAACCTGCGGTTCCACGCGATCGCCCGTGCCCAGCTGATCGGTGAGTACGAACATCCCACAGAGGGATGA